In Montipora foliosa isolate CH-2021 chromosome 9, ASM3666993v2, whole genome shotgun sequence, the DNA window ttttcgaattccccataatacactttgtttgcccccaaattttgcataaaccattgttttcaaatgctcttgggaatatgcagtgtccccaagagcatttgaaaacaatagtttatgcaaaatttggggggcaaacaaagtgtattatggggattCGAAAATAGAGAGTACGAtagaggtgtatgacaactgcatgTAGACCGCAGACTGCAGAGTACAGattgcctacaaatagcgctgttaagcagcgttccagttatttttttcaagtggggggtcatgtAGACAATTTGAAGGGTCACCGAGACTTCGTGCCAGCAGTGGCCCCTTGGCTCACACGCTTGGCCCCTTGGCCCCTTGgttcacacgttgaattattttgtaatgtacttgcccgttttgaggtcttttaattttttaagctttggtaattcactcgtttcttccgtaagttaaatagtctgcaaaaattaactgcaaattgctttgAATTCGAATTTtcagcgaaagattaatgacaatcgatcggaAAAACCCTAAAATTCCAgcagtctctgacttctatgaatcaaggggaaggtcatgatgttctgtcaaaaggaagaaattgatcacgtgctaggcaaactgaaaggtgcacgtgatcacctcgggcgtttccatttaccaagaaattccggaaattccggttgggatgtaaatggaacacacgtttttggttcgtcccactggaaaatttccggaataaacggaacttctgaaaaggtagtcctgctTTCCCGTTGGGAACTTTCCGATGGgcatgtgtgttccatttacaacttttgaaaggtcttaccacttccaggctattcacggccacatttttaaattttggcgcgtaaaatcgcaatcactgggcggcgaacggacctgagttaaatggaacacgtttttcacccgatggaactttccaccgaaatttccggaaattttttgtaaatggaaaacgccccttGTGTCAgggttcttgtttacattgaatgaactacTGGGAAGAATATTAATCGTTCGTCGCTTTCAGAGTTAAACAACGCCAAGAAACGTCCGTcttgctttttaaaattttgttgtaatattttaatatttaactgaatatcttaatttcatctgtcgggtcaggaagcctcctttgtcgggttattgacccgagatccgactcttatctggaacacccatttcaaatagcgctgataaacagtacatgtatttaagtCTTAAAACGGTTCACTTTAGCTAACTGTTAGTTGGGggcggtctgcagtctgcatgtGTCAGACACCGATACGATAGTAACCTGGTTTTAGAAACTTCTAACGAAAGATGAAGTGAAGTACGattgtccgggtgagtgtagtcctgagaaggactgtttagaATGCTGTTGACTCACCATTGTTTtcacaacctgagcggaagtcatcgtCACactgatatgactcctgggttcaaaccatttacgattttaaCAATCTATTGTTGGACTGAGAACGCAATATATACGAAATGCCACGAAACTCAAACAGATTGGACAGATAactacagtgcagaccagaaataaaCGTCCCAAAAAACGCGTGTGAAACGAGCACAAGAAAATTGCGCACACGCGTCTGCTGAATCCCTCATAAACAGGTAGCCGGCAAAATCTTGAAAACGATGGTATATTCAATGGCCAACTAGTGTAGTTAAAAAAGCACATAATCAACTAGTTGAAGTTGACGGCTCCTCAAATGTCATGTGATTTTGGTAGTGTGCAAGAAGCAGCTCCTCGCTGCTCAACTCCTCCTGGCAAAGCCAACAGCTATGTTTTGCACCCTGGTTCGAACTATGGCCTTGTCTAGTGTAGGGGCGATGAATTTCTACTTCACTTTCATTTGTGCTTGACGAACGTTCTTGTGCTTTTTCTTGTTTCCTGACATTTCTTCTGTTGCGAAAAGACTTTCTTATTTGCTTACGATTAAAACGCTTCTCTCCGGTATGCAATCTTTCATGTCTCCTTAAATGTCccgcttggctaaaacacttgccgcaACCTTTGCaatcataaggcttctctccggTATGCAATCTTTCGTGTCTCCTTAAATTTCccgcttggctaaaacacttgccgcaACTTTTGCATTCATAACGCTTCTCTCCGGTATGCAATCTTTCGTGTCTCCTTAAATTTCcagcttggctaaaacacttgccgcaACGTTTGCATTCATGacgcttctctccagtatggacagTTTCATGTGCCCTTAAAATCCTTGCTTCTCTAAAACaattgccacattgtttgcattgatAAGGCTTCTCTCCCGCATGTATTCTGCCATGTTTTGTTAAATGTCTTTTTTCCCTGAACCACTTGCCACAATGTTGGCATTCAtagggcttctctccagtatggactttTTCATGTGTCTTCAGAtgtcctgcttggctaaaacacttgccacattgtttgcatgcATACGGCTTCTCTCCTGTATGAACTCTTTCGTGTCTCCTTAAATTTCCTGCtaggctaaaacacttgccacattgtttgcatttatagggcttctctccagtatggatttTTTCATGTCTCCTCAAATGTCCTGCTAGGCTGAAACACTTCCTACATTGTTTGCATTGATGAAGCCTTTCTCCTGTATGCAGTCTTTTATGTGTCTCAAAACTTTGCCTTTGATTAAAACCCTTACCACGTattttgcattcataaggcttctctccagtatggacctTTTCATGTGTCTTCAGAtttcctgcttggctaaaacacttgccacattgtttgcatttatagggcttctctccagtatggactttTTCATGAGTCTTCAGATTTCCTGCtaggctaaaacacttgccacattgtttgcattgatggtgcttctctccagtatggatttTTTCATGTCTCCTCAAATGTCCTGCTAGGCTGAAACACTTCCTACATTGTTTGCATTGATGAGGCCTTTCTCCTATATGCAGTCTTTTATGTGTCTTAAAACTTTGTCTTTGATTAAAACCCTTCCCACGttttttgcattcataaggcttctctccagtatggacctTTTCATGTGTCTTCAGAtttcctgcttggctaaaacacttgccacattgtttgcatttatagggcttctctccagtatggactttTTCATGCATCTTCAGAtttcctgcttggctaaaacacttgccacattgtttgcatgcATACGGCTTCTCTCCTGTATGAACTCTTTCATGTGTCTTCAGCCCTCCTgattggctaaaacacttgccacattgtttgcatttatactTCGCATGGACTCCTTTGTGTAACATTAAATTCCATGTATCCCTAAAGCATGTGCCATACTGGTTGCATTGATAGGCTCTCTTTCCATCATGTGCTCTGCTATGCCTTGTTAAATTTCCTCTAAAGCTGAAGCACTTCCCACACTCCTTGCATCTGTAAGGCTTATATCCATTATGGACTTCTTCGTGTCTTATAAGACTTCGCTCTTCGTGGAGGCAGCTGCTTCTCCGTTTACACCGAAAACCCCTCTTGAGAGTACAGCAGTTCCTGTGCTTAACTAATCTTGACATCATGCCTGGATTGTGATCTCACTAAGTACATAAATACACAAGAAAAATAAGTTATCTCCATCAACAACATCCAACCGGCGGCAAAGTCATGAAATTATTAGTCTTCCTTTAgctcagaaaaaaagaaagcccGATTTACAGGAAGTTAATAAAATTAAACGACAATCAAGTTCATCattgaaaacctttttttttattacacgaaTATGAGCGTGAGTGAATTTCTTGAGTTATGGGCGCAATAATTGCTGTTATAAAAGTTCTCAAAAATTATGAGTAACCACAAATCACGAAATTCACTATCAAGTTCATACATTTTATTTGTAATTGACTCAACAAAACTAAACAAGAAGGAAAAATGATAACTTAAAACTCTTTACGATAGGTTTCAAGGCTCTGCTGAAATTCACAACATGCGTACCTGAAAATGTTTAAAGAAACCAAATACATTCCAAACATTCTACAGTTGAATGGGTATTATGTCTAAAATTTTTAATGTACAAACTTCTAAATGAGTTTATTCTGCAACATATATTTAAACCAATTCTTTTAAAACGTTACTTTCCACATTAATTGTCTTCATTTGTTTATTCTGTGTTATTGAACTGTAAGTTTCCTGGCAGTCTTCACTCACGACTGGGAGTTTaacattttaaagttaattATTTGAGATATTAGCACCTACATAAGTATACATGAATACCATAGGTGGGAAAGGAGCAGTCGGTCTGTCAGGACCCGAAttaacccggaccactcgatctggagtcAAGCGCaccaaccatgaggccaccgtgcctcccatcgggtttagtttgaaggaaatctcttacgttttgtacgcgcacgtgctcatgtgcgcgcgctaatgacgcaaaatcgtgcgcagttgggatgcgcaatgcaatactaaggaattacttTAACCAACATTTTACCGATACTAACAATTTTCTCTTTCCTCTCCAACACTGAGATATGATACACTGTATCTACATGCGTcaaaggataacaaaaataaaaaataaactttctTGACCTTTCTGCATAAATTATGTTCAGGGAAGCTTTGAGTTGATCTTAAAATAATCTTATTACATGTAGTTAAAGCCACTCTGATAAGTCTACATCAGATACTTCCACAGATTAACCTCTCAGAAGTAAATGCTTGatatttaacaatattattattattccccaAAAGCAAGGTGAATATCGTTGAATAAAAACTGAGACAAAgtcaaggtttttattcaccgatattcacggGGCCTGAGGTGAATTATAAAGTTATTGTTTTAATATAATTACGTTTAGGTGATTGCTTGATAaattatgcattttctttaaaacagttaattattttcattgtctttcatgtcaaaaaaaacagcttgcggccattttgaaaagtaaaaaacaaatttggtcaagcctaaaagcagacttcctgggttatttattcttacaataagttaacttGGTTTGAGCTTGCAATTCCATCAAAAACCatacctggtcagtggtcaacctCAAAAATATCTAGCTGACCcagatgagctctaaacttcaGCCAACAATACGGTCccaggctcaagcttagagcaaTACTGCTCGTGGGTGCAAAGTCACCCAATTAATTagcaacaataaaaataacaacaacaacaacaacaataacttGAAAAGTTAGAGAAACACCAACTATTGAAAGAAGAAATGGCAAAAGTCTGGCTCATGCGAAAAGTCATTGTAGTGCCTGTTGTTATTGGGGCCCTTGGAGCCGTATCAGTCAACTTTAAGGAATACATGAAGCAAACCGGCCTGAATGTGAGGTTGGAAGTGATCCAGAAAACAGCATTGTTGGGGACAGCAAGGATACTAGGGAAATTACTGTCCTGtaagaagaaggaaaagagaGACCTGGGACCTGCCGTGACTTGTTGGGAGGAAGACAGTAACCCTtttggagatgagctgcccttggaTTGAGAACCCGAAACAGAAGGACGAGGAGAAAACCTGCAAGTACGCCCCACTACTGTACGATGCGAAATTAAGAGGCAGTACCTGGGCTACAAAATCACTCAAACCAACATTATAATGGATAATTGGTGGATGTTCTAAGGGGATTCAGTTGTAGTGTGAGGGAAATACTAGGAGCAAAGCGAAGCAGAGATGTTCTAGGATGGATGCAGAAGTCTGTCTTAAGTAGTAGCCTGAACATTGCCAGAGCTTTCAAGGTCTTGTGCTAGATTAAAATGCTCAAACACCCATTGCAtcaaccaggggcccgtttctcgaaagtcctgaaaaCTTTTCAGGcacgaaaagccatttgtgaaactgccaaccacttcttttggaaagctgatcttttaacattttttcaaggtaacaagTCCTCTCCGTTTTTTGAGATACAAAGAGAATTATTACAcccaaaaatggcccgtaaagttttgggactttcgagaaactgcCCTAGGTGGCTAGATCAAGCATAGACCATTTTAagacttttaaaatttaaaatttaaatttttgctttaaatttttaattgatATCCTTTGTTTATCACACAAGTTTATTGTAAAGTTATACGCAGGGTTAGTCACGGGTTCGCCTAGCTCCTTgtgtgtt includes these proteins:
- the LOC137970917 gene encoding zinc finger protein 420-like: MMSRLVKHRNCCTLKRGFRCKRRSSCLHEERSLIRHEEVHNGYKPYRCKECGKCFSFRGNLTRHSRAHDGKRAYQCNQYGTCFRDTWNLMLHKGVHAKYKCKQCGKCFSQSGGLKTHERVHTGEKPYACKQCGKCFSQAGNLKMHEKVHTGEKPYKCKQCGKCFSQAGNLKTHEKVHTGEKPYECKKRGKGFNQRQSFKTHKRLHIGERPHQCKQCRKCFSLAGHLRRHEKIHTGEKHHQCKQCGKCFSLAGNLKTHEKVHTGEKPYKCKQCGKCFSQAGNLKTHEKVHTGEKPYECKIRGKGFNQRQSFETHKRLHTGERLHQCKQCRKCFSLAGHLRRHEKIHTGEKPYKCKQCGKCFSLAGNLRRHERVHTGEKPYACKQCGKCFSQAGHLKTHEKVHTGEKPYECQHCGKWFREKRHLTKHGRIHAGEKPYQCKQCGNCFREARILRAHETVHTGEKRHECKRCGKCFSQAGNLRRHERLHTGEKRYECKSCGKCFSQAGNLRRHERLHTGEKPYDCKGCGKCFSQAGHLRRHERLHTGEKRFNRKQIRKSFRNRRNVRKQEKAQERSSSTNESEVEIHRPYTRQGHSSNQGAKHSCWLCQEELSSEELLLAHYQNHMTFEEPSTSTS